Proteins found in one Arthrobacter pascens genomic segment:
- a CDS encoding HU family DNA-binding protein, producing the protein MAKNRSELVSEVAGKAGTSQAAVNSVLDALFEVFETSVASGEKITIPGWLAVERTDRAARTGRNPQTGETIQIAAGHSVKLTAGSKLKAAVAKKK; encoded by the coding sequence ATGGCTAAGAACCGCAGTGAACTTGTTTCAGAGGTAGCAGGCAAGGCCGGCACCAGCCAGGCAGCCGTGAACTCCGTCCTCGATGCACTGTTCGAGGTTTTCGAGACTTCTGTCGCCTCGGGCGAGAAGATCACCATCCCGGGCTGGCTCGCAGTCGAGCGCACCGACCGTGCAGCACGCACCGGCCGCAACCCGCAGACCGGTGAGACCATCCAGATCGCAGCAGGCCACAGCGTAAAGCTGACCGCCGGCTCCAAGCTGAAGGCTGCAGTCGCCAAGAAGAAGTAA
- a CDS encoding cytochrome c oxidase assembly protein — translation MPSAAKPRSTAPQPAPDKRAHGQAAGALGVSRPWQMAGLAALFLGLAAALLFSGAAAAREVSDPGALVRWGLPISKAIHNVSLATVIGGLIFAVGILPRTSGPRSRVNNAADGDAPEHPAFSRALAVAAAAGVAWTLSAIAVLVLTYSDVAGQGLSGDAEFTRALVYFMTGIETGRAWLAVTIIAATVTTALFGVRSLGGLALTLVLALEGLVPTALIGHSSSSSDHEGAINSLGLHLLGVSAWVGGIILLALLSGILTGSKPGAGADITEPTLRRFSSLAGFAFVLVFASGVINASIRVTSWNDLFGSPYGQLILAKSVATLVLGGIGLMHRQWVIPQLGRKGGSALSSRRVLWQLVLVELLVMGATSGIAVALSSSAPPQPTTFAPDASPAFILSGYELPPELTPVRWLTEWRLDWLWIAVALFGLVSYFLGVAKVRRRGDKWQWFRSVNWVMGLVVLTYITSGPPSVYGRVLFSAHMVDHMALTMVAPIFLVLGAPVTLALRALPARGDGSRGLREWLLVFVHSKFSQLVTHPLFAAANFAGSIVLFYNSEAFGFAMREHVGHELMNLHFALTGYIFVLSMIGTDPLPRRAPYPMRLVILLATMGFHAFFGVAIMGGTGLLAADYFGNLGRTWGPSALLDQQMGGAVAWGIGEVPTLLVAIGVAVMWSRSDERETRRTDRAADRNNDADLTAYNDMFAQLAERDAKLAKRNSKLEGR, via the coding sequence GTGCCTTCCGCAGCAAAGCCCCGTTCAACAGCGCCCCAGCCCGCCCCCGACAAGCGGGCGCACGGCCAGGCTGCCGGCGCCTTGGGGGTTTCCCGGCCGTGGCAGATGGCGGGGCTCGCGGCCTTGTTCCTGGGGCTGGCGGCGGCACTCCTGTTTTCCGGGGCAGCCGCAGCCCGTGAGGTCTCCGACCCGGGTGCACTGGTCCGCTGGGGACTTCCTATAAGCAAGGCCATCCACAACGTTTCCCTGGCAACGGTGATCGGCGGCCTGATTTTCGCCGTCGGCATTCTGCCCAGAACATCAGGACCGCGCTCCCGCGTCAACAACGCGGCCGACGGCGACGCCCCCGAACACCCCGCCTTCTCCCGCGCGCTGGCCGTGGCAGCCGCCGCCGGTGTCGCATGGACGCTGTCAGCGATCGCGGTTCTGGTGCTCACGTATTCGGACGTCGCTGGCCAAGGGCTCTCCGGGGACGCCGAGTTCACCCGGGCCCTCGTCTACTTCATGACGGGCATCGAGACCGGGCGCGCCTGGCTGGCAGTAACCATCATCGCCGCCACTGTGACCACCGCCCTCTTCGGGGTGAGATCCTTGGGAGGCCTGGCGCTCACTCTGGTCCTGGCGCTGGAGGGCCTGGTGCCCACGGCGCTGATCGGGCACTCGTCGAGCTCTTCTGACCACGAGGGGGCCATCAACTCGCTGGGCCTTCACCTGCTGGGAGTCAGCGCCTGGGTGGGCGGCATCATCCTGCTGGCACTGCTGTCCGGTATCCTCACGGGGTCCAAGCCTGGGGCTGGCGCTGACATTACCGAGCCCACCCTGCGGCGGTTCTCCTCCCTTGCAGGCTTTGCCTTCGTCTTGGTGTTTGCCTCAGGCGTGATCAACGCGAGCATCCGCGTCACCAGCTGGAATGACTTGTTCGGCTCCCCCTATGGCCAGCTGATCCTGGCGAAATCGGTAGCCACCCTGGTACTGGGCGGGATCGGCCTGATGCACCGTCAATGGGTCATCCCGCAGCTGGGCCGCAAGGGTGGTTCCGCCCTGTCGTCCCGCCGGGTGCTGTGGCAGCTGGTGCTGGTGGAACTCCTGGTCATGGGAGCCACCTCGGGGATCGCCGTAGCGCTGAGCAGCTCGGCCCCGCCGCAGCCCACTACTTTTGCACCGGACGCATCGCCGGCGTTCATCCTGTCCGGATACGAGCTGCCCCCGGAGCTGACCCCCGTACGGTGGCTCACGGAATGGCGCCTGGACTGGCTCTGGATAGCCGTGGCGCTCTTCGGGCTTGTTTCCTACTTCCTGGGCGTGGCCAAGGTGCGCCGCCGCGGCGACAAGTGGCAGTGGTTCCGGTCCGTGAACTGGGTGATGGGCCTGGTGGTGCTGACGTACATCACGTCGGGACCGCCGTCGGTCTACGGCCGGGTGCTGTTCTCGGCGCACATGGTGGACCACATGGCGCTGACCATGGTGGCGCCGATTTTCCTGGTGCTCGGCGCTCCGGTGACGCTGGCACTGCGTGCCCTGCCCGCCCGCGGGGACGGTTCCCGCGGCCTGCGCGAATGGCTGCTGGTGTTTGTGCACTCCAAGTTCTCGCAATTGGTGACCCATCCACTCTTCGCGGCCGCGAACTTCGCGGGCTCCATTGTGCTGTTCTACAATTCGGAGGCCTTCGGCTTTGCCATGCGGGAGCATGTGGGCCACGAGCTGATGAACCTGCACTTCGCGCTGACGGGCTACATCTTTGTGCTGAGCATGATCGGCACGGATCCGTTGCCGCGCCGGGCACCGTATCCGATGCGGCTGGTCATCCTGCTGGCCACCATGGGCTTCCATGCGTTCTTTGGCGTGGCCATCATGGGCGGTACCGGACTCCTGGCTGCGGACTACTTCGGCAACCTTGGCCGTACCTGGGGCCCGTCCGCCCTCCTGGACCAGCAAATGGGCGGTGCGGTGGCCTGGGGCATCGGGGAGGTGCCCACCCTGTTGGTGGCCATCGGTGTCGCCGTCATGTGGTCCCGGTCCGATGAACGGGAGACGCGACGCACCGACCGGGCCGCGGACAGGAATAACGACGCCGATCTGACTGCTTACAACGATATGTTTGCCCAATTGGCTGAACGCGACGCCAAGCTGGCTAAACGCAACTCAAAGCTGGAAGGACGCTGA
- a CDS encoding NHL domain-containing thioredoxin family protein, with translation MSETVRTHHRVRASELVGRNWLNTGGKSLDLEALRGKIVLLDFWTFCCINCLHVLDELRPLEEQYSDVLVTVGVHSPKFEHEADPVALAAAVERYEIHHPVLDDPELDTWKAYTARAWPTLVVIDPEGYIVAHLSGEGHADGLAVLIPELIAEHEAKGTLHRGSGPYVAPEATSGTLRFPGKALYLPAGRGSAEAAEGSAHGSWLVTDTGHHRVLELATDFRTVLATFGSGTKGYADGPAAGDAATAQFNEPQGLVLLPEDVAGKVGYDVLIADSVNHRLRGLSLADGTATTVAGSGVQRLLETGPARVDEDAAGFTGRLSDHPLDVSLSSPWDVVWSTKLNAVAIAMAGVHQIFSFDPLTGAVAIAAGNGLEGLLDGPAHEAWFAQPSGLAEDADGNIWVADSETSALRKLVIDDAGAVTVESAVGKGLFDFGFRDGAAPDARLQHPLGVTVLPDGSVAIADTYNGAVRRYDPTAGTVSTLARGLSEPSDVIVDHTQAAGSEPLLVVVEANQHQLVYVPIPKEAQQVDEGAVQTHRPKSPVAPGLLELTVRFEAPTGQKLDDRWGDPTQLKISSTPPELLVAGAGTSVGLRRTLELASDIPDGVLHITARAAACDGPETDDGEIPDHAACHLYQQDWGIPVLIQDDGDTELVLDLRGMD, from the coding sequence ATGAGCGAAACCGTACGCACCCACCACCGGGTCCGAGCCTCCGAACTGGTGGGCCGCAACTGGCTCAACACCGGCGGCAAGTCTCTGGACCTGGAAGCCCTGCGCGGCAAGATCGTGCTGCTGGACTTCTGGACCTTCTGCTGCATCAACTGCCTCCACGTCCTCGATGAGCTCCGTCCGCTCGAGGAACAGTACTCCGACGTCTTGGTGACCGTTGGCGTGCACTCACCCAAGTTCGAGCACGAAGCCGATCCGGTGGCGCTGGCCGCCGCCGTGGAACGCTACGAAATCCACCATCCCGTCCTGGACGACCCCGAGCTGGACACGTGGAAGGCCTACACCGCACGGGCCTGGCCCACCCTGGTGGTCATCGACCCCGAGGGCTACATCGTGGCGCACCTCTCCGGTGAAGGCCATGCCGACGGCCTGGCGGTGCTGATCCCGGAACTGATCGCCGAGCATGAGGCGAAGGGAACCCTGCACCGCGGCTCCGGGCCTTACGTGGCACCGGAAGCCACGTCGGGCACCCTCCGGTTTCCAGGCAAGGCCCTGTACCTCCCGGCTGGGCGGGGTTCTGCCGAGGCAGCGGAAGGATCTGCCCACGGCTCCTGGCTGGTGACCGACACAGGCCACCACCGCGTTCTGGAACTGGCCACCGACTTCCGGACGGTACTGGCGACTTTCGGTTCCGGAACCAAGGGATACGCCGACGGCCCTGCCGCCGGTGACGCTGCCACCGCGCAGTTCAACGAGCCCCAGGGGCTTGTCCTGCTCCCGGAGGATGTGGCAGGGAAGGTGGGCTACGACGTCCTGATTGCCGACTCAGTCAACCACCGCCTCCGCGGACTGTCGCTGGCGGACGGGACGGCCACCACAGTGGCCGGAAGCGGTGTGCAGCGCCTGCTGGAGACCGGACCGGCCCGCGTGGACGAGGACGCAGCGGGCTTCACCGGACGCCTGAGTGACCACCCCCTGGACGTCTCCCTGAGCTCCCCGTGGGACGTCGTCTGGTCCACGAAGCTCAACGCCGTGGCGATTGCCATGGCCGGTGTGCACCAGATTTTCAGCTTCGATCCGCTGACCGGCGCTGTGGCGATTGCTGCCGGCAACGGCCTGGAAGGCCTGCTGGACGGTCCGGCCCACGAAGCCTGGTTCGCCCAGCCCTCCGGCCTGGCCGAGGACGCCGATGGCAACATCTGGGTGGCGGATTCCGAAACGTCCGCCCTCCGCAAGCTGGTGATTGACGACGCCGGCGCTGTCACCGTGGAATCCGCGGTGGGCAAGGGCCTCTTCGACTTTGGCTTCCGCGACGGCGCGGCGCCCGATGCCCGGCTCCAGCACCCGCTGGGCGTCACCGTCCTGCCGGACGGCTCCGTGGCCATCGCAGACACCTACAACGGTGCCGTGCGGCGCTACGATCCCACTGCCGGAACGGTGTCCACCCTGGCTCGCGGCCTGTCCGAGCCTTCCGACGTGATTGTGGACCACACCCAGGCAGCCGGCTCCGAACCGCTGCTGGTGGTGGTGGAGGCGAACCAGCACCAACTGGTGTACGTGCCCATCCCCAAGGAAGCGCAGCAGGTGGACGAGGGCGCCGTACAGACCCACCGGCCCAAAAGCCCGGTTGCCCCTGGCCTGCTGGAACTGACCGTCCGCTTCGAGGCGCCCACCGGCCAGAAGCTCGATGACCGCTGGGGCGATCCCACCCAGCTGAAGATCTCCTCCACGCCGCCGGAGCTGCTGGTGGCCGGCGCGGGGACTTCCGTGGGCCTGCGCCGGACCCTGGAGCTGGCCTCGGACATCCCCGACGGCGTGCTGCACATTACCGCCCGCGCGGCGGCCTGCGACGGTCCCGAGACCGACGACGGCGAGATCCCTGACCACGCCGCCTGCCACTTGTACCAGCAGGATTGGGGCATCCCCGTGCTGATCCAGGACGACGGCGACACGGAGCTGGTCCTGGACCTGCGCGGAATGGACTGA
- a CDS encoding helicase HerA-like domain-containing protein, whose translation MANKTTAEKLATIQIGYTLDGATIELGAAIIDGEVHKEAQVRLPLSMMNRHGLVAGATGTGKTVTLHMMAEQLSTAGVPVFLADIKGDLSGLATAATGSEKLSARTDSIGQAWAGKTFPVEFLALGGDGNGIPVRATVTSFGPILLSRVMELNDTQESSLQLVFHFADKKNLELTDLKDLRSVIQFLTSAEGKDELEELGGLSKATAGVILRELVNLEAQGLERFFGEPEFDTAELLRTAPDGRGVITCLELPTLQTKPMLFSTFLMWLLADLFEDLPEAGDLDKPKLVFFLDEAHLLFSDASKAFLDAITTTVRLIRSKGVGIFFVTQTPKDVPAAVLGQLANRVQHALRAFTPEDAKALKATVSTFPVSDYDLEETLTSAGIGEAVITVMNERGAPTPVALTRLRAPESVMGPSAGDLVKSTVAGSALLAKYGTAVDNVSAYEKLTGKAAATTGPAAPGLPPVPANASQADVDAEARRIEEEILGRPSSRTAPASLPDSSSPGTSGPDAAGPVTGRARRAPRQPAQAGGGMVDDLAGALGGALGGGLKSMVRSMGTQLGRELLRGVFGTSSRRRR comes from the coding sequence ATGGCCAACAAAACCACAGCAGAGAAGCTTGCCACCATCCAGATTGGCTACACCCTGGACGGCGCCACCATCGAACTCGGGGCCGCCATCATTGACGGCGAAGTCCACAAGGAAGCCCAGGTCCGGCTGCCGTTGTCCATGATGAACAGGCACGGCCTGGTAGCCGGCGCAACCGGCACCGGCAAGACCGTCACGCTGCACATGATGGCAGAGCAGCTGTCCACTGCCGGAGTCCCGGTGTTCCTTGCCGACATCAAGGGCGACCTCTCCGGCCTGGCCACGGCGGCCACGGGAAGTGAAAAACTGAGCGCCCGCACCGACAGCATCGGCCAGGCCTGGGCCGGCAAGACGTTCCCCGTGGAGTTCCTTGCCCTGGGCGGTGACGGAAACGGGATTCCCGTCAGGGCCACCGTCACCTCGTTCGGGCCCATCCTGCTGTCCCGCGTTATGGAGCTCAACGACACCCAGGAATCCAGCCTGCAGCTGGTGTTCCACTTTGCGGACAAAAAGAACCTGGAACTTACCGACCTGAAGGATCTCCGCTCAGTCATCCAGTTCCTCACCTCGGCTGAAGGCAAGGACGAACTGGAGGAACTCGGCGGCCTGTCCAAGGCCACGGCCGGCGTCATACTGCGCGAACTGGTGAACCTGGAGGCCCAGGGCCTGGAAAGGTTCTTCGGCGAGCCGGAATTCGACACCGCGGAGCTTCTCCGGACGGCGCCGGACGGCCGCGGCGTGATCACGTGCCTGGAGCTCCCCACACTGCAGACCAAGCCCATGCTCTTCTCCACGTTCCTGATGTGGCTGCTGGCGGACCTCTTTGAGGACCTTCCCGAAGCCGGCGATCTGGACAAGCCCAAGCTGGTGTTCTTCCTCGACGAGGCCCACCTGCTCTTCAGCGACGCCTCAAAGGCATTCCTCGACGCGATCACCACCACGGTCCGGCTGATCCGCTCCAAGGGCGTGGGCATCTTCTTTGTGACGCAGACCCCCAAGGATGTGCCGGCAGCTGTCCTGGGCCAGTTGGCGAACCGCGTCCAGCACGCACTCCGTGCCTTCACCCCTGAGGATGCCAAAGCACTCAAGGCCACGGTCTCCACCTTTCCAGTCAGCGACTACGACCTTGAGGAAACCCTGACGTCCGCTGGAATCGGCGAGGCTGTCATCACCGTTATGAACGAAAGAGGCGCCCCCACACCGGTGGCCCTCACCCGACTACGGGCGCCTGAGTCCGTGATGGGGCCCAGCGCCGGTGATCTCGTCAAAAGCACAGTGGCGGGATCCGCGCTGCTGGCCAAGTACGGAACGGCAGTGGACAACGTCTCCGCCTACGAGAAACTCACGGGCAAGGCCGCGGCCACAACAGGCCCGGCAGCACCAGGCCTGCCGCCGGTTCCGGCCAACGCCAGCCAGGCCGACGTCGACGCCGAAGCCCGCCGGATCGAGGAGGAGATCCTCGGCCGGCCGAGCAGCCGGACCGCGCCGGCCTCCTTGCCTGACAGTTCCAGTCCTGGCACTTCCGGTCCCGACGCTGCCGGCCCGGTCACGGGGAGAGCACGGCGGGCACCCAGGCAACCGGCACAGGCCGGCGGCGGCATGGTGGACGACCTCGCCGGAGCACTGGGCGGAGCCCTTGGCGGCGGGCTCAAAAGCATGGTCCGTTCCATGGGCACGCAGCTCGGCCGGGAGCTGCTCCGCGGCGTGTTTGGCACCTCGTCCCGCCGCCGCCGGTAA
- a CDS encoding GNAT family N-acetyltransferase — protein MNMETAPLARPSKRAPLDPAALTILSLGMHDPRVRPLLDELAVEYDSRYGDRFGRGAAADELNRYPAAEFQEPGGALLVVQENGGSVAGGAFRQYDSRTAEFKRIWTHSAHRRRGLARLVLAELEALAGVRGYRRVYLTTGPRQPEAKHLYLKTGYEPQFDLQQDPETIGPLAFTKNLPGPPLS, from the coding sequence ATGAACATGGAAACCGCGCCTCTTGCCCGGCCCTCGAAGAGGGCTCCCCTCGATCCGGCGGCACTGACCATCCTCAGCCTCGGAATGCACGATCCCCGGGTGCGGCCGCTCCTGGACGAACTGGCCGTGGAATACGATTCGCGCTACGGCGACCGGTTTGGCCGCGGTGCCGCCGCCGATGAGCTCAACCGGTACCCCGCAGCCGAGTTCCAGGAACCGGGCGGTGCACTGCTGGTAGTCCAGGAAAACGGCGGATCCGTTGCCGGCGGAGCCTTCCGGCAGTATGACTCCCGGACCGCCGAGTTCAAGCGCATCTGGACACATTCCGCGCACCGCCGCCGTGGGCTGGCGCGGCTGGTGCTGGCGGAACTGGAAGCGCTGGCCGGCGTGCGCGGATACCGCCGCGTGTACCTCACCACGGGTCCCCGCCAGCCCGAGGCCAAGCACCTGTACCTCAAAACCGGGTATGAGCCGCAGTTCGATCTGCAGCAGGATCCGGAGACCATTGGGCCGCTTGCTTTCACGAAGAATCTCCCGGGGCCACCGCTAAGCTAA
- a CDS encoding FAD/NAD(P)-binding protein, with protein sequence MPANAPSVVFIGGGPRAAGVLERIVANRAALFSGRLDIHVVEPYEPGSGRIWRYDQHPGLMMNSAAADVTMFTDSSVACEGPAVEGPGLAEWAAGVLDGSITDVPDFPPAIREQLRSLTGATFPTRQLNSQYLEWFFRRTVSALGGKVTVHRTTAVAIEPAGGSSRGDSSCGDHSSTGADADAHHVRLANGGTLRADVVVTALGHTDSQPDAASAAWAGFAARHGAFHAAPSYTTDVDYSAVAAGQDVIVSGMGLAFVDLMVLLMEGRGGRFEETPDGGLRYRASGREPHLWAGSRRGVPYHSKISAVLHGEAHGEPRFVMAAAVGALLERHGELDFREQLWPLIAKEAGFGYYRELFTGSPGRVSTSWAEFSTRFAELDWYSAAREELVAASVPDCRLHLDLERLDHPFAGRRFAGHAEVQAAVAGYIERDLGLRDGPDHPETLALFLSLLKVYMALGRLVPAERLNARSQQAVHGWWHGFFSFVDSGPPPRRLREMLALHRAGLLHFLGPGLTVAADESTGDFVAGSPQSGAAVRAKAFIEARLPAASAARSLNPLLQSVHRGGLGSEEQLLTADGIHSTGKLLVSREQQLVDAKGQAQDRIFGVGPGTSGWGAGAFARPGTNAAPFRENDALARSILAVAARMAPAAVPAAVGKA encoded by the coding sequence ATGCCAGCGAACGCGCCGTCCGTTGTCTTCATCGGCGGCGGCCCAAGAGCGGCCGGGGTGCTGGAGCGGATCGTGGCCAACCGTGCTGCGCTGTTTTCCGGCCGGCTGGACATCCATGTGGTGGAACCCTACGAACCCGGCTCCGGCCGGATCTGGCGCTACGACCAGCATCCCGGCCTGATGATGAACTCGGCCGCGGCGGACGTCACCATGTTCACAGACTCCTCCGTGGCCTGCGAAGGCCCCGCCGTAGAAGGGCCCGGGCTGGCCGAATGGGCAGCCGGCGTACTGGACGGCTCCATCACGGACGTTCCGGACTTCCCGCCGGCTATCCGGGAGCAGCTGCGCTCCCTGACCGGCGCGACGTTCCCCACCCGCCAGCTGAACAGCCAGTACCTTGAGTGGTTTTTCCGCCGCACGGTCTCTGCACTCGGCGGGAAGGTGACAGTCCACCGCACCACCGCCGTAGCGATCGAACCTGCCGGCGGGTCTTCCCGCGGTGACTCTTCCTGCGGTGACCACTCCTCCACAGGCGCCGACGCCGACGCTCACCATGTGCGGCTGGCCAACGGCGGCACGCTGCGTGCCGACGTCGTGGTCACCGCACTCGGTCACACGGACTCGCAGCCGGACGCCGCCTCCGCGGCGTGGGCGGGCTTTGCCGCCCGGCACGGCGCTTTCCATGCGGCGCCCAGCTACACCACCGACGTCGACTATTCAGCAGTCGCCGCGGGTCAGGACGTGATCGTCTCCGGGATGGGGCTGGCATTTGTGGACCTGATGGTCCTGCTGATGGAAGGGCGCGGCGGGCGGTTCGAGGAAACGCCCGACGGCGGCCTGCGGTACCGCGCGTCCGGCCGGGAACCGCACCTTTGGGCCGGATCGCGGCGGGGCGTGCCCTACCACTCCAAGATTTCCGCCGTGCTACACGGTGAGGCCCACGGCGAGCCGCGCTTCGTCATGGCTGCGGCGGTGGGTGCGCTGCTGGAGCGGCACGGCGAGCTGGACTTCCGCGAGCAACTCTGGCCGCTGATCGCCAAGGAAGCCGGCTTCGGCTACTACCGCGAGCTGTTCACGGGCAGCCCCGGGCGGGTCAGCACCAGTTGGGCGGAGTTCTCCACCCGGTTCGCTGAACTGGACTGGTACAGCGCCGCCCGCGAGGAACTGGTGGCTGCCTCCGTCCCGGACTGCCGCCTCCACCTTGACCTCGAGCGGCTGGACCATCCGTTCGCAGGACGGCGGTTCGCCGGCCATGCTGAGGTCCAGGCGGCCGTGGCCGGCTACATCGAGCGCGATCTAGGCCTCCGTGACGGCCCCGACCATCCCGAAACGCTGGCCCTGTTCCTGTCACTGCTCAAGGTCTACATGGCGCTGGGCCGGCTGGTACCGGCCGAGAGGCTCAACGCCCGTTCGCAGCAGGCCGTGCACGGCTGGTGGCACGGGTTCTTCAGCTTCGTGGATTCCGGTCCGCCGCCGCGGCGCCTGCGTGAAATGCTGGCCCTGCACCGGGCAGGTCTGCTGCACTTCCTGGGACCCGGGCTCACAGTGGCTGCGGACGAATCCACCGGAGACTTCGTGGCCGGCTCTCCGCAGTCCGGTGCGGCCGTCCGGGCGAAGGCCTTCATCGAAGCCCGTCTCCCGGCGGCCTCAGCAGCACGGTCCCTGAACCCGCTGCTGCAGTCGGTGCACCGCGGCGGCCTCGGAAGCGAGGAGCAACTCCTCACGGCGGACGGCATCCACTCCACCGGCAAGCTGCTGGTATCTCGCGAGCAGCAACTCGTGGACGCCAAGGGCCAGGCACAGGACAGGATTTTCGGCGTCGGCCCGGGAACCTCCGGCTGGGGTGCCGGCGCGTTCGCCAGGCCAGGGACAAACGCCGCCCCGTTCCGCGAGAACGATGCCCTGGCCAGGAGCATCCTGGCCGTAGCGGCCAGGATGGCCCCGGCCGCCGTACCAGCCGCCGTCGGGAAGGCCTGA
- a CDS encoding amino acid ABC transporter permease, with amino-acid sequence MSSTTTRVARSTESAQSAPGPVSAGAGTSQATRGPRNPAVDYSGYRLVAAKHPWRWAGTAAVALGVAAVAWSLAANPRWEWGVVAQWFTAQSVINGLLETLKLTAISGLLGFVLGFILALMRLSASPLLVSVSWTFSWIFRSTPLLVQMLLWYNLGYLYEKISLGIPFTDVRFFEVQTTTLISQFAAAVLGLTLNQAAYSAEIIRGGILSVDQGQLEAAAALGIPAWRRSTRIILPQAMRAILPTAFNEIIGLVKGTSIVYVLAYSELFYTVQVIYNRTQQVLPLLLVATLWYVVITSVLSVFQYYIERHYSKGAVRTLPLTPLQKARKFFATHSPVSGQARSPR; translated from the coding sequence ATGAGTTCAACAACAACCAGGGTGGCCCGGTCAACCGAGTCAGCTCAGTCAGCTCCCGGACCGGTGTCCGCCGGAGCAGGAACATCACAGGCCACACGCGGTCCCCGAAACCCGGCAGTCGACTATTCCGGCTACCGCCTGGTGGCCGCGAAGCATCCGTGGCGCTGGGCAGGAACGGCAGCGGTGGCCCTGGGCGTCGCTGCGGTGGCGTGGTCCCTGGCCGCCAACCCGCGGTGGGAGTGGGGAGTGGTGGCGCAGTGGTTCACCGCCCAGTCCGTCATCAACGGGCTGCTGGAGACGCTGAAACTGACCGCCATCTCCGGGCTGCTGGGATTTGTCCTGGGGTTCATCCTGGCGCTGATGCGGCTGTCCGCCTCGCCGCTGCTGGTCTCGGTGTCCTGGACCTTCTCCTGGATCTTCCGGTCCACCCCGCTCCTGGTCCAGATGCTCCTTTGGTACAACCTGGGTTACCTGTACGAGAAGATCAGCTTAGGCATCCCCTTCACCGATGTCCGCTTCTTCGAGGTTCAGACCACCACACTGATCAGCCAGTTTGCGGCAGCAGTGCTGGGCCTGACCCTGAACCAGGCGGCCTATTCAGCCGAGATCATCCGCGGCGGCATCTTGTCCGTGGACCAGGGCCAGCTGGAGGCCGCAGCCGCGTTGGGCATCCCCGCCTGGCGCCGTTCCACCCGGATCATCCTGCCGCAGGCCATGCGGGCCATCCTGCCCACGGCGTTCAACGAGATCATCGGCCTGGTCAAGGGCACGTCCATCGTCTACGTCCTGGCCTATTCGGAGCTGTTCTACACGGTGCAGGTGATCTACAACCGCACCCAGCAGGTGCTGCCGCTGCTCCTGGTGGCTACGCTCTGGTACGTCGTAATCACCTCAGTGCTGAGCGTCTTCCAGTACTACATCGAACGGCACTACTCCAAGGGCGCCGTGCGGACCCTGCCGCTGACGCCCCTGCAGAAGGCCCGGAAATTCTTCGCCACCCACTCGCCTGTATCCGGGCAAGCAAGGAGCCCCCGATGA
- a CDS encoding amino acid ABC transporter ATP-binding protein, with translation MSIATAVPHAAETQATRGLVEITKVRKSFGATEVLKGITLTVEPGGVAVIVGPSGSGKSTLLRTINHLEKVDGGHISIDGTLVGYQVRGQRLHELREKDILKQRTEIGMVFQNFNLFPHFTALENVAEAPVVAQGRSKAEARRRGLELLDRVGLKDRADAYPRQLSGGQQQRVAIARALALDPKILLFDEPTSALDPELVNEVLDVIRELAKSGTTLVIVTHEMGFARDVADTVVFMDQGQIVEQGSPQQIFTSPQEPRTRSFFSKVTEPAFNI, from the coding sequence ATGAGCATCGCCACCGCCGTGCCCCACGCCGCTGAAACGCAGGCCACCCGCGGACTGGTGGAGATCACCAAGGTCCGGAAGTCGTTCGGCGCCACCGAAGTCCTCAAGGGGATCACCCTCACCGTCGAACCCGGCGGTGTGGCTGTGATCGTGGGACCGTCCGGCTCAGGAAAATCCACCCTGCTGCGGACCATCAACCACTTGGAAAAGGTGGACGGCGGTCACATCTCAATCGACGGGACACTGGTGGGCTATCAGGTCAGGGGCCAGCGGCTGCATGAGCTGCGCGAAAAGGACATCCTGAAGCAGCGCACCGAAATCGGCATGGTCTTCCAGAACTTCAACCTGTTTCCGCACTTCACAGCCCTGGAGAACGTGGCCGAGGCGCCCGTGGTGGCGCAGGGGCGCTCAAAGGCGGAGGCAAGGCGGCGTGGCCTGGAACTGCTGGACCGCGTTGGCCTCAAGGACCGTGCGGATGCCTACCCCCGCCAGCTGTCCGGGGGCCAGCAGCAGCGGGTTGCCATTGCCAGGGCCCTGGCGCTGGATCCCAAGATCCTGCTGTTCGACGAGCCCACGTCGGCCCTTGACCCCGAACTGGTCAACGAGGTGCTGGACGTCATCAGGGAACTCGCGAAGTCCGGCACCACGCTGGTCATCGTCACCCACGAAATGGGCTTCGCCCGGGACGTGGCGGACACCGTGGTGTTCATGGACCAGGGCCAGATCGTGGAACAGGGCAGCCCGCAGCAGATTTTCACCAGCCCGCAGGAACCTCGCACGCGGAGTTTCTTCTCCAAGGTGACCGAACCCGCATTCAATATCTGA